A single window of Aspergillus oryzae RIB40 DNA, chromosome 8 DNA harbors:
- a CDS encoding glycosyltransferase family 15 protein (glycolipid 2-alpha-mannosyltransferase (alpha-1, 2-mannosyltransferase)) has translation MSSGPVKYVRYLLFAAAGLAVFFFLSRSAIPIPDSIGSKLNPASYKDNSASSPSSHDNAATPKEHTNDASGSVGTPQGGRVNATFVTLARNSDVWDIAKSIRSVEDRFNRNYHYDWVFLNDKEFDDEFKKITTALVSGTTHYGVIPKEHWSYPEWIDQEKAKKVREDMGQRKIIYGDSESYRHMCRYESGFFFRHPLMLNYEYYWRVEPSIELFCDISFDPFRFMKENNKKYSFVLSLYEYFDTIPTLWDSVTKFMNNHPEHIAEANSMDFLSDDGGKTYNKCHFWSNFEIGHLEWLRSKPYMDYFESLDRDGGFFYERWGDAPVHSIAAGLLLEKEQIHFFNEIAYYHIPFTHCPTGEQLRLDLKCHCNPSDNFDWKGYSCTSRYFHVNNMKKPAGYENES, from the exons ATGTCATCGGGACCGGTGAAATACGTGcgatatcttctcttcgccgcTGCG GGTTTGgcagttttctttttcctctctaGAAGCGCAATTCCAATCCCCGATTCCATTGGCTCGAAATTGAACCCGGCCAGCTACAAAGATAACTCTGCCTCTTCCCCGTCCTCTCATGACAATGCTGCTACCCCGAAGGAACATACCAATGACGCTTCAGGGAGCGTAGGCACCCCTCAGGGTGGTCGGGTCAATGCTACATTTGTCACGTTGGCGCGCAATTCGGATGTTTGGGATATTGCGAAGTCAATCCGGAGTGTCGAAGATCGCTTCAATCGCAACTACCATTATGATTGGGTATTCCTGAATGATAAGGAGTTTGATGACGAATTCAAAAAGATCACCACGGCTCTGGTTTCCGGTACCACCCATTATGGCGTCATTCCAAAGGAACATTGGTCGTACCCTGAGTGGATCGATCAAGAGAAGGCGAAAAAGGTGCGTGAGGACATGGGCCAAAGGAAAATCATCTACGGTGATTCCGAGAGTTACCGACACATGTGTCGTTACGAATCtgggttcttcttccggcACCCTTTGATGCTGAACTACGAGTACTATTGGCGTGTGGAGCCCAGCATTGAATTGTTCTGCGACATCAGCTTTGACCCGTTCCGATTCATgaaggaaaacaacaagaagtaTAGCTTTGTTCTGAGTCTGTATGAATACTTCGATACTATTCCTACCCTCTGGGATAGCGTGACGAAGTTCATGAACAATCACCCTGAACATATTGCGGAAGCGAACTCAATGGACTTCTTGAGCGACGACGGTGGAAAAACCTACAACAAGTGCCATTTC TGGTCGAATTTCGAAATCGGACACTTGGAATGGCTCAGATCCAAGCCATATATGGATTACTTCGAATCTCTTGACCGCGATGGCGGCTTCTTCTATGAAAGATGGGGCGATGCCCCAGTACACTCTATTGCTGCTGGTCTGCTCttggaaaaggaacagatCCACTTCTTCAATGAAATCGCCTACTACCACATCCCCTTCACCCACTGTCCGACGGGTGAGCAATTGAGACTGGATCTTAAGTGCCACTGCAATCCCAGCGACAACTTTGACTGGAAGGGTTATTCCT GCACTTCCCGCTACTTCCATGTTAATAACATGAAAAAGCCCGCGGGCTACGAGAATGAGAGTTGA